GTCCGAACTCGAACAGGATCTGACCCTTCAGTTCGTAGAGGTACGGGTTGGCCGGCTGCTCGGCCAGCAGGCCATCGATGATCTTCAGCGCCTTGTCCGGCTCCTTGAGCTGGTAGTAGGCGATCGCCCGGCCATAGCGGGTCGTGTAGGACTGATCCTTCTCGTCCAGCCGGCCCATGACCAGCTGTGGATTGATGAAGGCGTCCAGCTTCATCTTCATGATGGCGTGTTCGGCCATCGCCGCGGCGCTGTCCTTCTCGCCGTAGTGCGGCTGGACCTCGGCCCGGCTGCGCAGCGCTTCGATCCGGTCCGACGAGATGGGGTGGCTGCGGAAATAGGCGAAGCGCCGCGCCTCGTCGAACACCTCCTGGTAGCGGAAGTTGTCGAAGAACTCGACCAGGCCGCGGCCGGAGATGCCAGCCTTCTCCAGATAAGTCAGGCCCGCCTGGTCGGCGCGTGATTCCTGTTCGCGGCTGTAGCCCATGGCGCCCAGGGCGCCGAAATAGTTGGCGCTGCCCACCAGGGCCGCCGCGCCCTCGGCGGAACCCGCCAGGGCCGCGAGGACGCCCAGACCCATGGTCAGCAGGAAGGGCTTCATGCCCGCGGCGTTCATGTCGCCCGAGCGGGCGGAGTGGCCACCGGCCAGGTGGCCGATCTCGTGGGCCATGACCCCCTGCAGCTGGTTGGGGTTCTCGGTCTCCAGGATCAGGCCGGTATAGACCGCCATCTGGCCGGGGCCCGCCGAGGCCTGCAGATCCTTCGACCCGATCAGCAGGATATGGATCGACTTGGAATCGACCCCGGCCGCGTCGAACAGCGGCACCGAGTCCCTGCGCAGGGTCTCCTCGATCTCGGTGTCCCGAATCAGAGAAATGCCGTCCTGGGCCCGTGCCGGCGCGGCATGGACGATGAGGCTGAGCGCAACGCTGCCCGTCAGGGCCAGGCGTGAAAGCGAACGGGCTGGGGACGCCATCGTCGAAACTCCAAGCGCTCCCCAGCCCTTCATAGGTGCAGC
The sequence above is drawn from the Phenylobacterium glaciei genome and encodes:
- a CDS encoding M48 family metalloprotease encodes the protein MASPARSLSRLALTGSVALSLIVHAAPARAQDGISLIRDTEIEETLRRDSVPLFDAAGVDSKSIHILLIGSKDLQASAGPGQMAVYTGLILETENPNQLQGVMAHEIGHLAGGHSARSGDMNAAGMKPFLLTMGLGVLAALAGSAEGAAALVGSANYFGALGAMGYSREQESRADQAGLTYLEKAGISGRGLVEFFDNFRYQEVFDEARRFAYFRSHPISSDRIEALRSRAEVQPHYGEKDSAAAMAEHAIMKMKLDAFINPQLVMGRLDEKDQSYTTRYGRAIAYYQLKEPDKALKIIDGLLAEQPANPYLYELKGQILFEFGRADQAEAPQRKSVELKPQAPLLRINLGQTLIALSDEKKVDEGISELKRSLALDEENAEAWRLLAQAYDHKEQDGLARYATAEYNFQVGDKRQALVFAMRAREKLDKSTPEWRRATDIVLASSPSKDDLKDLAKEGSIRRGSLN